A genomic region of Paenibacillus sp. PL2-23 contains the following coding sequences:
- a CDS encoding thiamine pyrophosphate-dependent dehydrogenase E1 component subunit alpha has translation MTGTSSASQKVRHLELGLSDEQAVDMYTMMVKARKFDERMLLLQRAGKINFHVSGIGQEVAQVAAAFALDREQDYFLPYYRDYGFVLSVGMTLKELLLSVFAKAEDPNSGGRQMPGHFGHRKLRIVTGSSPVTTQVPHAVGIALAAKMKKKPFVSFVTFGEGSSNQGDFHEGCNFAGVHKLPVILMCENNQYAISVPVHKQLVGRVADRAIGYGFPGVQVDGNDALEVYRVVQEARARAVAGEGPTLIEAMMYRLSPHSTSDNDLAYRTKEEVDENKAKDGIPKFKQYLLDCGIWSEEREEELLARIRKELDEATEYGDKAPFPTPESTLVHVYENDDAVQRGNR, from the coding sequence ATGACTGGGACATCTTCTGCAAGTCAAAAGGTTCGCCACTTGGAATTAGGGCTTAGCGATGAGCAAGCTGTTGATATGTATACCATGATGGTCAAAGCAAGGAAATTCGACGAGCGGATGCTGCTGCTGCAGCGTGCGGGCAAGATCAACTTCCATGTGTCCGGCATTGGACAGGAGGTTGCGCAGGTAGCGGCTGCCTTCGCGCTTGACCGCGAGCAGGATTATTTCCTGCCGTATTACCGCGATTACGGCTTTGTGCTGTCTGTCGGCATGACGCTGAAGGAGCTGCTGCTTTCTGTATTCGCGAAGGCGGAGGACCCTAACAGCGGCGGGCGCCAGATGCCGGGCCACTTCGGGCACCGGAAGCTGCGCATCGTAACCGGCTCCAGTCCCGTTACGACTCAGGTGCCTCATGCGGTAGGCATTGCGCTGGCAGCCAAGATGAAGAAGAAGCCGTTCGTCAGCTTTGTGACCTTCGGCGAAGGCTCCAGCAATCAAGGGGATTTCCATGAGGGCTGCAACTTCGCTGGTGTACATAAGCTCCCGGTTATTCTCATGTGCGAAAATAATCAATATGCCATATCGGTGCCTGTTCATAAGCAGCTTGTGGGTCGGGTCGCTGATCGTGCGATCGGATACGGCTTCCCAGGCGTTCAGGTTGACGGCAACGACGCGCTGGAGGTCTATCGCGTCGTTCAGGAAGCACGCGCCCGCGCCGTTGCCGGTGAAGGCCCGACGTTAATCGAAGCGATGATGTACCGCTTGTCGCCTCATTCAACCTCCGACAACGATCTGGCCTACCGGACCAAAGAGGAAGTCGACGAGAACAAGGCAAAGGACGGCATTCCGAAGTTCAAGCAATATCTTCTGGATTGCGGCATTTGGAGCGAGGAGCGCGAGGAAGAGCTTCTGGCCCGCATTCGCAAGGAGCTCGACGAGGCAACAGAATACGGCGACAAGGCGCCGTTCCCGACGCCGGAATCAACGCTCGTTCATGTGTATGAAAACGATGATGCGGTGCAAAGGGGGAACCGTTAA